In the genome of Synergistaceae bacterium DZ-S4, the window GGGAGACCGCCTCCCTGCTGAAACTGTATTGGCCCAGAAATACGGGGTCAGCAGAACTATACTCAGAGAAGCGATCGCAAGCCTGAAAAACGACGACATACTTGAATCAAAGCAGGGCAGGGGAATAATTGTTAAAAACCCCAGCCAGAGACAAGCTTTTCGTTTTTCAGACGTTTTTGAGACCATCTCAGTTGATGAGATAAACTATTTTTACGAGATGCGCGCCCTCCTGGAATCAGAAGCCGCGGGCCTTGCTGCCGTGAGGCATACAAAAGAAGACATGGCTTCCATCAAAGGTTCTCTTTTGGAAATGGAGGAGGCTGTAAGGACTTCATCCTCAGGAGAGGATGCTCACTTTAAATACAATGAGGCGATCGCGAAAGCAAGCCACAACCCAGTATTGATAGAATTCCTGGCGTTTTTGCAGAACAAGCTCCATTCACTGGCCGCTGAGCTGAGGATAAAGACCATGATGTCCCCTGAGAGAGCTGAAATTGTCCTCTCGGAACACAGAAATGTTGTTGAGAGTATTTTTTCGGGTGATCCTCAAAAGGCAAAACAGGCTGTCATCACCCACCTGAAAAATGCTGCTCAAAGGGCCGGCATGGATATTTACATGCCATAAGGGTTTTGATAATGGCCCGGCTTACTATTTCCCAGCGGAGGAATATAGATTGAGAATAATAGTTGATGCGGATGCATGTCCAAAGTCGGTCCTGCAGCTTACGCTGGAGGCCGGAGCAAAGTATGGCATACCCGTGATAACTGTTGCCAGCTTCAACCACAACATAATATCTTCCCAACACATAACCGTAGAAAGCGGATCACAGGAAGCAGATCTCAAGATCATAAACATCACCGAATGCGGCGATATAATAATCACTCAGGACTGGGGACTTGCAGCCCTCGTCCTTTCAAAAAAGGCCTCAGCGCTCAGCCCTGCGGGTATAGAATACGAGGCAGGGAGAATGACCTTCATGCTGGAGGAGAGGGAGATCAAGGCCAAATTCCGCAGGAACGGCGGAAGGACCAAAGGACCAAAGAAAAGAGCCGCAGATGACGATCTCCGTTTTCTCAGAACTCTGGAGAAAATAGTTTCGAGAGAAATACAAAGCAAAGATCATTAACGCCCTTATTTATATTGAGGAGTGAGCGCGTGGATATAATTTCCCTCAGTCAAGTCGTTTTTCAGTCAATGATAAGATACCCCGACATTAAAATCCCGAAGGGGAAAACCACATTCATACACGGCCCGAGCGGCTGCGGCAAAAGTACTCTTCTTAAGCTTATCAACGGAACTATTTCCCCTGACAGCGGCAAGATACTCTACAACGGCAATGATATTGATGATATCGACACGATCAAGCTGAGAAGAGATATTCTCCTGGTGAGCCAGTCAGTCTTTCTATTCTCAGGCACGATCGAAGAAAACTTCAATAAATATTACCAATACAGGGACCTGGAAACACCTTCCAAAGAGCATATGGAAAAGTTTCTGCAGATATGCCGGGCAGAATTTCCTCTTGAGACAAGATGCGAGACTATGTCGGGCGGCGAACGCCAAAGGGTCTACATAGCAATATTCCTTTCCTTCATGCCGGAAGTCCTGATGCTTGACGAACCCACATCCGCACTGGACAACACATCTTCGGACATCATTATGAGCAACATTAAAAATTTTTCAGATGATAATGATATGACAACTATCGTAGTAAGCCATTATCTTCCGCTTGCTCAAAAATATGGTGACAATATCATAGCTCTCGAAAGGAGCAGGCCATAATGCGTGAGATCGCTTCTATAAGCATTATCCAGTTCAGCATCGTATATATCCTGCTCCTTGTGGTGCTTGCCGTAATGAAAAAGGCAAAGATAAACCAGACAAAGCTGCTTTTCGTCGCAAGCGTCAGGCTGACTCTTCAGCTCACCCTGGCCGGCTTTATTCTCACATATATTTTTGAAAACCCGCATCCGATATTCATACTTATGTACCTGACAAGCATGATACTCTTCGCTATACACAGGGTGCTTTCGAAAAACAAATGCGTGAACAGGGGATTCAAGATC includes:
- a CDS encoding DUF188 domain-containing protein yields the protein MRIIVDADACPKSVLQLTLEAGAKYGIPVITVASFNHNIISSQHITVESGSQEADLKIINITECGDIIITQDWGLAALVLSKKASALSPAGIEYEAGRMTFMLEEREIKAKFRRNGGRTKGPKKRAADDDLRFLRTLEKIVSREIQSKDH
- a CDS encoding FadR family transcriptional regulator; amino-acid sequence: MEKNSNINQRSGTMPSELKTERLSSQISKMILSEIQSGQLLPGDRLPAETVLAQKYGVSRTILREAIASLKNDDILESKQGRGIIVKNPSQRQAFRFSDVFETISVDEINYFYEMRALLESEAAGLAAVRHTKEDMASIKGSLLEMEEAVRTSSSGEDAHFKYNEAIAKASHNPVLIEFLAFLQNKLHSLAAELRIKTMMSPERAEIVLSEHRNVVESIFSGDPQKAKQAVITHLKNAAQRAGMDIYMP
- a CDS encoding ABC transporter ATP-binding protein, producing the protein MIRYPDIKIPKGKTTFIHGPSGCGKSTLLKLINGTISPDSGKILYNGNDIDDIDTIKLRRDILLVSQSVFLFSGTIEENFNKYYQYRDLETPSKEHMEKFLQICRAEFPLETRCETMSGGERQRVYIAIFLSFMPEVLMLDEPTSALDNTSSDIIMSNIKNFSDDNDMTTIVVSHYLPLAQKYGDNIIALERSRP